In a single window of the Lynx canadensis isolate LIC74 chromosome E2, mLynCan4.pri.v2, whole genome shotgun sequence genome:
- the LOC115503144 gene encoding LOW QUALITY PROTEIN: sorting nexin-3-like (The sequence of the model RefSeq protein was modified relative to this genomic sequence to represent the inferred CDS: inserted 1 base in 1 codon) — MRDYLALHTGTWFSQGGSCSSEIAETVVDTGQLITKPQNLNDAYGPPSNFXEIDVSNPQTVGVGQGRFTTYEIRVKTNLPIFKLKESTIRRYSDFEWPQSELERESKVVVPPLPGKAFLCQLPFRGDDGIFDDNFIEERKRGLGQFINKLAGHPLAQNERCLHMFLQDEITDKGYTPSKTRHARNLVRRGNKTQTKQLSVTINDSCAPAKKFYLTFSMPHGNGYNMPSVY; from the exons ATGAGGGACTATTTAGCTTTGCACACAGGCACCTGGTTTTCACAA GGCGGCAGCTGCAGCAGTGAAATCGCGGAGACCGTGGTGGACACTGGGCAGCTGATCACCAAGCCCCAGAACCTGAATGATGCCTACGGGCCGCCCAGCAACT TCGAGATCGATGTGAGCAACCCGCAGACAGTGGGGGTCGGCCAGGGCCGCTTCACCACCTACGAAATCAGGGTCAAGACAAATCTGCCTATTTTCAAGCTGAAGGAATCTACTATTAGAAGATACAGTGACTTTGAGTGGCCGCAAAGTgaattagaaagagagagcaaggttGTAGTTCCCCCGCTGCCTGGAAAAGCATTTTTGTGTCAGCTTCCTTTCAGAGGAGATGACGGAATATTTGATGATAATTTTATTGAAGAAAGGAAGCGGGGGCTGGGGCAGTTTATAAACAAGCTCGCTGGTCATCCTCTGGCACAGAATGAACGTTGTCTTCACATGTTTTTACAGGACGAAATTACAGATAAAGGCTATACTCCATCTAAAACAAGACATGCCCGAAATTTGGTGAGAAGGggcaacaaaacacaaacaaaacaactttccGTGACTATTAATGATTCGTGTGCACCAGCGAAGAAGTTCTATCTAACTTTTAGCATGCCGCACGGAAACGGGTATAACATGCCTTCAGTATACTAA